A window of Streptomyces sp. NBC_01689 genomic DNA:
GGGCCGATGCGTCTCATCCTCAAGGGGCGGGCGCTGTCACGCTTCGTCGGCCAGCGGGTGCTCACGTTCTTCGCGGCACCGAGCGGGGCGAACCTGGCCGTGCTGCGGGAGTTCGTCGAATCCGGGAAGGTGACCCCGGTCGTCGACCGGACGTACGGGTCGCTCGGCGAGGTGCCCGACGCGATCCGCTACGTGGAGGGGGAGCACGCCCGCGCGAAGGTCGTCGTCACGGTCTGACGGGGAGCGGCTTCACGAACGCGCCAATCCCTCTCAGGACGGGACCGTTCACCACGTTCCCCACGGCCTCGCACGCGATCACGCCGGCCGGCGTTCCGGCGCGGTCGGAGCCGGTCCGGGTGCACGGCGGGGCACGGGTTCGTATACCGAACATGACCAACCGGAGAACGAGACGATTCCGGCCAAGTTCTTGATGCGGTCCTGACAGAGGGCGAGATCTCCTGCCACTCTTCCCACGGTCGCTCCACAGCAACCTCACAGTGACCTCGCCGTGCCGCGACCGAAGTCCATCGTGCAACTGGTTCTGCGTTCTTCCCTGTTCTGCCCTGTTCTGCCCGGACGGGTACCCACCGCCCGGATCCCCACTGGCCGCGCGAGCCGTGGCCACGCAGAAGGAGTCAGTGTTGAGCAGCATGTCCTCGCACAGACGCACCTCCCACACCGCCCGTCGCCGTGTCGCCGCCGTCGCCCTCGTCGGCGTCTCCGCCCTGCTGGCCGCCGCGGTCCAGTCGGGCGCCGCGAACGCCGCGCCCCAGAAGCCGGTTCCGGGCCGGATCGACCCCGGGGCCGTCGCCCTGAAGCTCACCCCCTCGCAGCGCGCCGAGCTGATCCGCGACGCCGACGCCGCCCGGGTGACCACCGCCAAGGATCTCGGCCTCGGCGCCAAGGAGTCGCTGGTCGCCCGTGACGTCATCAAGGACGCGGACGGCACGGTGCACACGCGCTACGAGCGCACCTACGACGGCCTCCCGGTCCTCGGCGGCGACCTGGTCGTCGACACCGCCAAGTCCGGCCGGACGGAGCGCGTCATCAAGGCGACGGCGGCCACGATCAAGGTCGCCTCCCTCACCCCCTCGGTCGCGGCCGGCACCGCGGAGCGGCAGGCCCTCTCCGCCGCCAAGGCCGACGGGTCGAAGAAGACCGCCGCCGATCGCGCGCCCCGCAAGGTGATCTGGGCGGCGGACGGCAGGCCGACCCTCGCCTACGAGACGGTCGTCGGCGGCTTCCAGGACGACGGCACCCCGAACCAGCTGCACGTCATCACCGACGCGGCCACCGGCAAGAAGCTCTACGAGTACCAGGGCATCGAGACCGGCGTCGGCAACACCCAGTACAGCGGCCAGGTGACCCTGACGACGACGCAGTCGGGCTCCAACTTCACGCTGACGGACGGCGCGCGCGGCGGCCACAAGACGTACAACCTGAACCGGGGTACGTCCGGCACCGGCACGCTGTTCTCGCAGACCAGCGACACCTGGGGCAACGGCACCATCTCCAACGCCGCGACGGCGGGCGCCGACGCGCACTACGGCGCCGCGGAGACCTGGGACTTCTACAAGAACACGTTCAACCGCAGCGGCATCAAGAACAACGGCGTGGGCGCCTACTCCCGGGTCCACTACGGCAACTCGTACGTCAACGCGTTCTGGGACGACAGCTGCTTCTGCATGACGTACGGCGACGGCTCCGGCAACGCGGACCCGCTGACGGCGCTGGACGTGGCGGGCCACGAGATGAGCCACGGCGTCACCTCCAACACCGCGGGCCTCAACTACACCGGTGAGTCGGGCGGCCTGAACGAGGCGACCTCCGACATCTTCGGCACCGGCGTCGAGTTCTACGCCAACAACGCCTCCGACCCCGGTGACTACCTCATCGGCGAGAAGATCGACATCAACGGCGACGGCACCCCGCTGCGCTACATGGACAAGCCCAGCAAGGACGGCGGCTCGGCGGACAACTGGTCCTCCAGCGTCGGCGGCCTGGACGTCCACTACTCCTCGGGCGTCGCCAACCACTTCTTCTACCTGCTGTCCGAGGGCAGTGGCGCGAAGGTGATCAACGGCGTCAGCTACAACTCGCCGACCGGCGACGGCCTGCCCGTCACCGGCATCGGCCGCGACAAGGCCCTGCAGATCTGGTACCGGGCGCTCACCACCAAGTTCACCTCGACCACCAACTACGCGGCGGCCCGCACCGGCACGCTCGCGGCGGCCGGTGAGCTGTACGGCACCACCAGCGCCGAGTACACGGCGGTCGCGAACGCCTGGGCGGCCGTGAAGGTCGGCACGCGCCCCGGCGGCGGCGGTGGCGGCGGTACGTCGTTCGAGAACACGGCCGACGTATCAATTCCGGACAACGGAGCGGCGGTCACCTCCTCGATCGCCGTCACCGGCCGCACCGGCAACGCCCCCTCGAACCTCCAGGTCGACGTGAACATCGTGCACACCTGGCGCGGTGACCTGGTCATCGACCTGGTGGCCCCGGACGGCTCGACGTACCGGCTGAAGAACTTCAGCTCGTCGGACTCGGCGGACAACGTGGTGGCCACCTACACGGTCAACGCGTCCTCCGAAGTCGCCAACGGTACGTGGAAGTTGAAGGTCCAGGACCAGGCGGCGCAGGACACCGGCTACATCAACAGCTGGAAGCTGACCTTCCCGTAGACCGCGGGTGGACACGCACCGAACCACGGGCGCCGCTCCGGTGGATCAACTCCCCCGGGGCGGCGCCCCCTTTACGGTGCCCGGAGTTTGCGTTGCCCCGCCCTTTACCCGTGATCGGGTCCGTATTACGTACAGCGATCTTCATCCAACGGACGCTTTTCGGCCAACCTGAGCTTGCACTCCTGACATGTACGCGCCCTGGATGTCACTCTTCCACCGCACGGCTCACCCGCACCGCAACTTCCCATCGTCCGGAAGGCCACCCCACGGCGTCCGGACGCCCCCACAGAAGGAGCTTGCGTGACTCCCCTCTACGCGCGTCACAAGCGCACCACCCTGGCCATCGCCACCGCTGTCGCCGCCGGAGCCCTGCTCACCACCGGTCTGACCACCGGTGCCTCCGCCCAGTCCGAGCCGCTCGCCGCGGCCGGCCGGGCGAACCTCCCCGGCGCCACGGTCCAGCTGTCCGACGCCGCGCGCACCAGCCTGATCAAGCGGGCCGACGCCGCCGCGCCCGAGACCGCCCAGCAGATAGGCCTCGGTGCCAAGGAGAAACTGGTCGTCAGAGACGTCGTCAAGGACGTCGACGGCACGGTGCACACCCGCTACGAGCGCACGTACAACGGCCTTCCGGTCCTCGGCGGCGACCTGGTCGTCCACGAGTCCAAGGCCGGCCGGACCGAGGGCGTCACCCGGGCCGTGCAGACAGCCATCAAGGTCGCCTCGCTGAAGCCGCAGGTCACCACCGCGAAGGCGGAGAAGCAGGCGCTGACCGCCGCGAAGTCGGCCGGCTCCGCGCAGACCACCGCCGACCGCGCCCCCCGCAAGGTGATCTGGGCCGCCTCCGGCAGGCCGACCCTCGCCTACGAGACGGTCGTCGGCGGTCTCCAGGACGACGGCACCCCGAACGAGCTGCACGTCATCACCGACGCGGCCACCGGCAAGAAGCTCTACGAGTACCAGGGCATCGAGACCGGCACCGGCAAGAGCCTCTACTCGGGCACGGTCACGCTCAGCACCAC
This region includes:
- a CDS encoding M4 family metallopeptidase — its product is MSSMSSHRRTSHTARRRVAAVALVGVSALLAAAVQSGAANAAPQKPVPGRIDPGAVALKLTPSQRAELIRDADAARVTTAKDLGLGAKESLVARDVIKDADGTVHTRYERTYDGLPVLGGDLVVDTAKSGRTERVIKATAATIKVASLTPSVAAGTAERQALSAAKADGSKKTAADRAPRKVIWAADGRPTLAYETVVGGFQDDGTPNQLHVITDAATGKKLYEYQGIETGVGNTQYSGQVTLTTTQSGSNFTLTDGARGGHKTYNLNRGTSGTGTLFSQTSDTWGNGTISNAATAGADAHYGAAETWDFYKNTFNRSGIKNNGVGAYSRVHYGNSYVNAFWDDSCFCMTYGDGSGNADPLTALDVAGHEMSHGVTSNTAGLNYTGESGGLNEATSDIFGTGVEFYANNASDPGDYLIGEKIDINGDGTPLRYMDKPSKDGGSADNWSSSVGGLDVHYSSGVANHFFYLLSEGSGAKVINGVSYNSPTGDGLPVTGIGRDKALQIWYRALTTKFTSTTNYAAARTGTLAAAGELYGTTSAEYTAVANAWAAVKVGTRPGGGGGGGTSFENTADVSIPDNGAAVTSSIAVTGRTGNAPSNLQVDVNIVHTWRGDLVIDLVAPDGSTYRLKNFSSSDSADNVVATYTVNASSEVANGTWKLKVQDQAAQDTGYINSWKLTFP